The Castanea sativa cultivar Marrone di Chiusa Pesio chromosome 4, ASM4071231v1 sequence TTCTTATTTTACATTGTGTAAGCTTATGCGGTTGACCTATCACTTTTTTTACACtactcacaatttttcacgtgaACATCTATAATTATtaaaagttgtgatttttttatgtggtccgaaaatttttaagaattataaCAAAGAGCAgaagaaatttatattgaaGTTTCATCCAACCACCGGATAGGGTTATTGGTTATAATATTATTGAGGTGGGTCTCCCCTTCCTATTATTAGACCCTACTCCCTCCTTGTTGCTAAAAGAAGCTGATTGATAGAAATTGTCAGTACTCTTGAAGGACTACATCATTAATGTTCAGTGGTGCTCCAATAATGTTATGTCATGTgccaaaattaatttactaagcATCTTAGTCACCTAAGAATAGGAATAATGCATGTGACACAACTCGCCCACGTGAACCTTCCATCATCTCTATACCACTTACAATTCATCACGTGAACAAATTGTGTCACTTTATGTGGCACTAGCACAGCTCtaagaaaaatagaaacaagTACTTGCTCACAGTTCATCTACAGCAAACCATTGCAGTTCTGAATTCTGATTGAAAAAACGTTTCTTCACTCGTGATATTACTTAATCGTTTTTTGATCAAGGCCTTTTGTTAACAGTAGCAGAGTCATCAAGAATGAACAGCCCTGATTAATTTTTTCAGTAGGAATATCGCAGTCATCCAAGAGGGAAAAGTAGTACACGACATTAATGCTCACAAGATTCATGAGAGAAAGCACTagatccaattcagatttctcATATCTGGACATGACCGAGAAGGACCTGTTTAGAAGGTTGGATTTTTAGCAATTGGGATTTTTGGATTGGGTAGCATGGGTAAAACCACACTAgtgtaaaagaaatttaacaGCCAAAGAGCGCAAAGGCGTTTCTGATACTGGTATGGATTTTCAATAGGAAGATAAAGATCTACTAGGTAAGATTATGAGTTGCATCATTGATGAGTTTGGTCACATAGATGTGTTGCCCAATAATTTTGACATCTTAAAGTTTCTACAAAACCTTAAgagttttattttaatctttacaAGGTACTTCATATTATTGGATCTGCCACAATCACTGAGGTTCGAATAAAATTTTAGGCTTCAATGGACATCACCGATGATGGAGTtattgtgagattttttttttttttctcaaatgaTTAGGATGCTTTGTCAATTAATTTTGGCAGATGGCAGAATATTAATTGGAATGGAGGACCACTGGATATTGATGACGTGATCCTTCAAGATGACTAAATAACATCGAAATttcagcttttattttttattttttatttttgctgaatACACCGAAATTTCAATTTGgacaataataatgaagataaatgagaaaagagaaaaacagcTTTACAATTATAGAAGTGGTCTTATATAATGATTTAAGGAAAAGTGCTAATCAAATTTGTGTTTATAATCCAAAATAACTAGTCAAATTGCAATTAGGGTTCCTTGTATTCATTTATAAATCCAAGATCCACCTAATAAATATTACCTATATAGAACTCACAATATACCCACACGACAAACTCAAATAATTCAATCCTTACAATTTAAGATGTCACATCTTAAATGTCTTTATTTTTTGCCAAGATTACTATAACTCAACTAGCACTTCCTAGTGTTTTGCATGAAGATGTAAATGGTTCAAATCTTTCCAccctaactattgaattaaaaaaacagtctttgtttttatataaaaaataaattttatttatttgagaaatatttaaaaacaaaactaagtACATATCAAAGCTACAATACAATGTctaactattttagaaaaataaatagtttgtttgtttttttaagaaaattattttcctttgttattcacttttcttttcctttcttcacatattttctctctttacaacttttttttttctctttttcttcgaTATCATTATATATTAGTGGTAATTTTATCCAGCCATGTGTGCTTGGACATGACTTAAAGCATAGTTATgcctaagaaaaataaaaataaaattttttttacataagcatataagataaaatattattcataaaaatgTCCAAATGCTTTACATGATTATTATACTTGTTTGTTCATGAAGAAATGTAGATATTATGAtattatcttcatcttcagCTCAGTAATTCAATTTCCATCACAAAAAACCTTCACTCTCGTACGTAATATCTCAATAATTCtcgttttttcttcttcatagtAATGATTTTAGTTTCTCAATATTCAATATGTGCTTGCTAGGGAGGTCAGAGTTCATGGAAACAAACAAGAAATTCCAACAAGTTGGGATGAGGGGTGCTTATCTTTTTAAGACCATGGTAGAGACTTTCACGATTTGCTCATGACGTGTACACATAGTTCTCGTGGCATACCTACATTGGCAGTGTATTAAAGGAGATTATTTTGTCCACAAAAGTACGCACTCATGATGTTCACCTCTTACTACCAACCCACATAACTTTGTCTTCTTATTTCTGGATCTTGAAATGCAGTCATAACTCACAAGAATTAAGTCCTACCTAATGCTATCTGAAAGGGAGGaaataaataccaaaaacaaaaacctataaaaagtaaaaaacaaagaagtggGGTGCAACACAATTAACTGCAATGTAGAGTAACGCTGTTAGAATTTTGGTGGGTTTGTATAGGCGGTTGGAAAAAGGGTGTTTCGATTTTAAAATGAGCATTTGTAAAAAAGGTATGAAGAATTGTTGTTGCAAAAcagaattttagattttaaaaatactcTTTTAAGCTTCTAAAACGCCTAATCAAACAAACGTATTTCCAATTTATTCATGTATAACtcaaaaaaagtgatttaaAGTTATGATTTCAGTTATTTTGCGTAGTGTGCACACATTCATTATGTGCAATAAATATGCCCTTTTTAAAAATCAGTAagctaataaaaataagctccCCCCTCTCTTAGGAGCACTTACCCCTTCATCTTTCACGCAGGGATCGGTTACCCAATATAGCCAAAACCCAAAGTACTATGTGGAAAGTGTTAGAAGtcaagttaaaatataaagaaaaacagcaggaagaagaagaaacaaagttgtcacctttgctttatccttcgAAAAAAGTATCATTTTGAATACGAAAAACTTTCCGTTGACCAAGATTATCATTGCCTGTTAacaatattcttctttttcaggAAACTCGGGCTTAATGTCCTTTGGTGGTCTTAACTTTTAGATTCTATGGACACAAAggatcattattaaaaaaatataaagctgTCATGTAATGTTCACCATGTTACAACCAATCTCAAGGATTCTTAATCAAACCAAAAGTTAAGTGGAGAAGCATGCAAACGAATCTAGGTGtataaatgaattaaaaaaaagcatatacgccaaaaaaaaaaaaagtttctaaaaccATGTAATGATGGATTTCATCCTATTATATGAGTCAAAATAAAGACATATATAGtaggaaattaacatcttgtGACATGAGTTTCAAAGTGAGTATTATTACTTAAAAAGGAAACAGCAAAATTAGTGGACCACGAATAAATTGGGTAGAGAATGACTGaatttacaaatgaaaatagCACACATAAGAAACTTTTATCAAGACAGGGCCTTCATATCAGGATATTACAACAACTTCTTCCATGTTAACTATAAGGTATGGGCTCTAATCATGTGGTTTACAATGACATCAACGTAATATCATCTGGTATCAGTGTTACATATCAatgttttaatgatttttttttaatttttatatatccaATCATATGTTGCAAGAACTTTATCATGTTTCACATCAGCATGGTAAGAGAGCACTAGTCAACTTAGGTTTCATCAACAGACTCATCTGTGTAAGCTTTCTAGTGTACCTAATTGAACGTAAATGttggattattttattttttgggtttcaaatcaagatttgattttttttggttcaattgaATGGCttgattgataaaatttaaaattagtcaaattacaatAACCTTGTTTGAAGTTTTATGAAATAACActcccgcccccccccccctcccctccaAAAAAGAAGTTAGGAAATGACATTTCATCTATTGAGATTTGTAATAGATAAGTTCATGCATTCTCAAACAATACTActttaaaaagtgaaatatttCTTTAGGAAAGTGAGGTGTGAGAGGGTATGGATTTGTCAAAAGCATTTATAAAAAGCTCAAGGGTGGAAGTTTCATTTCTTGAAATGTTTGGAAGGAGTGTCATTTTATAAAATCTCAAGCGAGATTGGTGTaatttattctataaaatttcATGGTTCAATTTGAAATTAACAAAACTATAAGATTTAATTTTAAACCATTTTAAAGTTcatgatttaattttaaacttCTCAAATTGTAGGTTTGATTTTCTCACATATTCCTTTGTACTCAcatctcttttattctttcggGTCACATCATCACCATTgcataaataattttcttttgtgattCAGTAAACATAAACAACAAgcatatattttaatttttcaataaaatttttaaccaAAACGTATTGAAAAAAGTTTAAGCAATATAGATTTCCAGGTTGTGgttttttatcatatattttaattttcataaattttttatccaaAATGGATTTTCATGTTGTTGTGATTAGTCATTATccatattgtttatttttaccAATTTACTTGTGGCCTTCACTCAATGAAAAGGCGAAAAAATTTGTGTGCTTGGTGATAACACATAATTTAATGGGACTAGAACAAGTTTTGACGCAAGGATATTAGcttgtaaaatttgaaaactcgTTTGATATCAGTTGCGATTTGTCCAACATTATATTAGATGCATATATAAGAACAATTCATTAACCTATTTCATTCAAGTGATCTCACTAACCTTTTGTATGCATTCACTGACTCGTAAAGAAAGGGtgacttgaatttttttgaggAAAGGGTAACTTGAATTTGATGCTTGTAAAATCAGTAAGTTAGGACTATCTACGAGGAAAATTAATCAAGTCCTTTTGGTTATTTGCACTTGAAACAATAGTTTTAGaccaatattatatttttcttttaaaaaaaagatcaatATTATCCAAACACTCAATGGATAGAAACAACAGTTTTTCATAGGTTTTACCAAATGCTTAATTGTGAATTTAAAATTCATCTTTTCAAaacgcaattttttttttttttttaaactgcaCTTTTGCAAATACCTAACCCAAACGAACACATAATCAAACACATCTAGAAAATTTTACAATGCAGCCACTAAACCATATATCattattattcataattttaaacaataaatataattcTATCACAAAAGtcacaaaaataatttcaagaaaggaaatatgtcttaagaattaagattgtaagaaatattgcaaaaataatttACTTTTATGATTCTGTAAACAGGAACAACAAACTGAACAAAACTGTAATGTATAATGCAAAAAGAATAGAGATTGATTAAATATACTCATAGATTTCTTCTCAAAAAGCAAAATATACTCATAGAACGGATGAATACATAATGATAAATGCAAACTTAATTAAGGCTAATGTTTAACATTATCTCCTTAAGACAAATTTTGTCTATCACACTATTTCTTCACTGGTGCTTTGTGTTTTTCGAGCATTATTCTTGCAAAATACAATGCAAGGGATTCAATTTCATATTGGAGGTTGTTTCAATGTGGTTAAGggaatgaaatattttagtATTGGTTGATACCGGTGTGCCATTCCAAGACTCATATGTATAGAgactcacatatatatatatatactcacatGTGGGTCTAtatgtttgtgttttatttatatatgtatgtatttatttattttcatatttataaacatataatttaaaatagacatatatattttatgagtCCAAATATTGGCCTAAGTACATTACCCCAATGTATTAGcttaaataataagtttttaactttttaaatattttttaattgcattGGCCGAAACATCAATatctagggatggcaattttgccCCTCCCCGCTTCGCCCCGTGTGAGTTTTTCCCGCCCTGCAAAGGTGGTAAGGCGGGAATGGGGCGAGATTTTAGACCCGCACCACTGGGCGGGGTAgggatgggtttacactttttagacccaacCCGCCCCACCCCGCATTAATAAGGTTTAAATTGTAATTCtttcataccctaaaaccctactatttaaacaaaaatatcatcagcttattttattctacctaacgtggCTCTCtacctcttttttctctctagcaaagttggaaataaggtaccaattttaacattttctcctgtctttattagaaacaaatttatatactattgaatTATTGATTTCATTCATGCGTTTTTCTCAACTTAGATTTCGTCATgaacataatatatttttttttaataaagtacgAGTCTAAGACTCtgaatgtttgtgtttgtgtcattgtgtgtgtgtgtggacatTTGGCTGTTATGAGGTACAGGTTTGAGAAGGTAGCTTTGGTCCAGGTCAATgttattcataatatatttaatgGTTTGACGACGATATTCGACCCAAACGTCTCATTCTTATAGACTTTGAAGGGTCATCTAATCTTTTTTGGTATGGCACAGTAAGGCATTTAATTCAATGCTTTAGGGATTTGAACAAATTGGAACAACTTGTACgggtctatatatatatatagctctAGATTAGGTTTAAATATATAGCTCCAGATTtgatcaaaatatatatagtcCAGATTTGTTCAAATATATATGAACCTAATTTAGAGCGATAATTTGTTCCAATTtgatcaaaataatatatatatatatatatatatatatatatatatatatatatatatatatatatatatatatatatataatccagATTAGTTTCAAATAAAAGTAGGGGTGTGAAGCTATATATATGAATCACAAATAAAAGTtccttcataaaaataaaagctcCAGATTAGGTTAAATCTCATTgtttcattttattctttttttttttctttctttcccattattttatattatctttgttGGAGAGATATAGTTTGTCCATTACTAAGTTGCTAAATTAACATCATGAAAACAATGACTTCACATGAAAACATTGGTAACTCCAATCCATCTGATAGCAATCAATTTCCTTTGATAGTAGACGAAGATAATGCAACCCCATCATCACCTCTGTTGAATATGCCAAAAGATGTCCAGGCAGTCCAACCTAGCAATGAGATAATTGAAGAAGAGGGGAAATACAAATCAATTGTTTGGAATcattttaagagaaagagagttgaTGAGAAAGACAAGGCTGAATGCAATTATTGTAAGAAATTGCTAGTAAGGGGATCCAATTATGGCACTAAACATTTCCATGATCACGTGAAAATATGTCCAAGAAGAAAGTTTCAAGACATTAGTAATATGAATCAAAAAATTTTGGCGAGGGATCAAAATAAAGTGGATTCAATGGCGGGTGTGAATGCTTGTAATTTTGATCAAAATGTATCAAGAAATGAACTTGCTTGTATGATCATCTTGCATGAGTATCCCCTCTCTATAGTTGACCACATTGGTTTTAGAAAATATTCAACTTCTCTTCAACCATTGTTCAGGATGGTTTCTAGGAACACAATCAAGAAGGACATTTTGAGCATCTATGagaacaaaagagagaaatcaaagCATGAAATTGATAAGAATCAGGGTAGAATTTCTATTACCACTAATATGTGGACTCCACAAAACAAAAGGCGAGGGTTTATGGTTGTAACAGCACACTTCATTGATTGTTTGTGGAGATTACAAAGCCAAGTTATGAGGtacttttttaaaagtatatattcattttttatgttttaattaaattcttttcaaatgttttatgaacttatatcattgttagttctaattatttaaatttctcatttaaaGTTTATTTATGTGCCATCTCCACATACAAAAGAAGTGTTTTCTAGTGTCCTTCTAGATACTTTGTTGGAGTGGAATATTGATAGGAAGTTATCTACTGTGAATATGGACAATTGCAGTATCAATGATGCAGTTATAAAAATTATCTTAGATAAGCTTCAACGTGATACACTTATTATGCGTGGATCAATGTTGCATATGCGTTGTGCAGCACATGTTCTTAATTTGATTGTTCAAGATGGTTTGGATGTAATTGGATCATGCATTGAAAGGGTTCGAGAAAGTGTGGGATTTTGGACTGCATTAACAAAAAGAAGGCAGAAGTTTAAAGAGACAACCCGACAAGCACATGTTGAATGTGCCAAATAACTAGCCCTTGATTGAAAGACTTGTTGGAACTCTACCTATTTCATGTTTTCAATTGCTATAAAGTATCAAAATGTCTTTTATCGATTGAAGATATGTGAGTTATCTTATAAGTGCATTCCAACGGAGGAAGAATGGGAGATAGCAAGTAGTATATGTGAGAGACTGGTAGTGTTTCACAAGGTTACAGAGCTATTCTTAGGTACCTGATACCCTACAGCTAATCTTTTCTTTCCTAAGGTGTGTGAAATAAAAATAGCCTTGAATTCTTGGTTTACTAGTGCAAGTGATGTGATTAAGAGTATGGCAtttaaaaagttagaaaattttgattgtttttggAATGTGATTCATGGTGTTATGGCCATGGCAACCATTTTAGACCCAAGATATAAGATTGAACTGTTAGAATATTATTTTCCAATAATTTATGGTGATGAAGCTGATAATGAAATTTAAAGGGTTAGAGATATTTGTTATGAAATGATTCGTGACTACAGTTCTGGGAGAATGGGTAGGGAAGGTACTCGTGGCCCTTGTGTGGGAGAGGATCCGCAAGTTGATGACTCCCTTATGGACTTTGAAAGATatcttagtaaaaaaaaaaagggtgggaATATGAAATTGGAGTTGGACCATTACCTTGAGGATGATTTAATGCAAAGAACTGtggattttgatattttggcatGGTGGAAATCTAATGGACCAAAGTATCCTACTTTGCAATGTATTGCAAGGGATATCATTGTCATTCCAGTGTCAACTGTTAACTCAGAGTCATCATTTAGCACAAGTGGTCGATTGTTAAGTCCACATCGTAGTAAACTTCATCAAAAAACTGTGAGGCGTTAATGTGTGCTCAAAATTGGTTATGGGTTGAAATTAATGGTAATTAAATTTACTAGTTTAATTATGCAATGATTTATGTTATTGCattctttattatatttttcaattgtttgattgaatttattttaccttttttttaggcTCTTCATGTACCATAGATGGAATTGAAGATACATTCCAAAATATCCTGGATGAttatgatgatgaagaagaaagtgGTGTCATAATGATGGAAGAAATTGGAGATTCTTTTTGAAGAACTaggcaatttttattttgttatgtatttggagtttggattattttattatgtcatactatgagatttttgttatgatattgtcttgttaaacatttagataatattattcagtttttgctaaaaattagtttgatatGATAggacaaatttatttatatagcatattgaaacatgtcattttatttgaaaaatggtAATATTTGTAGggcaaattaacaagaaataatgTTTTACGAGGTGGGGCGGGGCTTCGCGGGGCCCTAAGAGGCGGGGACGGGGTAAGAAAAATCCATGCGGGGAAGGGGTAAAGACCCCATCCTTCGGCtccgccccgccccattgccatccttAAATAATATCAaccaaaacatttaaaaatcctCAGTACAATTGATATAGGAATTGTATGGCCCTATGTTTTATTTGGTACATTTAAGAGGAGTATTGATATTGGCTTAATTGTTAGTATGGTATATACCGCTGGTACAGTATTGACTTCTTTGATACAATGATCGCAACAATGAGTGGGATGAACAAACAATCGAAATATCTACTCTGATATATTTCAACCCATTAATCACGACACTTTAAAAATTTAGGAgcctctctcattttcaatatgTAAAACCCATGAATATATaaactcataaaattttaaattcatttccCATGTGAGACACAAGGATTT is a genomic window containing:
- the LOC142633056 gene encoding zinc finger BED domain-containing protein RICESLEEPER 3-like, which gives rise to MTSHENIGNSNPSDSNQFPLIVDEDNATPSSPLLNMPKDVQAVQPSNEIIEEEGKYKSIVWNHFKRKRVDEKDKAECNYCKKLLVRGSNYGTKHFHDHVKICPRRKFQDISNMNQKILARDQNKVDSMAGVNACNFDQNVSRNELACMIILHEYPLSIVDHIGFRKYSTSLQPLFRMVSRNTIKKDILSIYENKREKSKHEIDKNQGRISITTNMWTPQNKRRGFMVVTAHFIDCLWRLQSQVMSINDAVIKIILDKLQRDTLIMRGSMLHMRCAAHVLNLIVQDGLDVIGSCIERVRESVGFWTALTKRRQKFKETTRQAHVECAK